The Passer domesticus isolate bPasDom1 chromosome 34, bPasDom1.hap1, whole genome shotgun sequence genome window below encodes:
- the LOC135288613 gene encoding epoxide hydrolase 3-like: MPRRLLSLLLAPTRVWPCRAACSRCCWPPRAPCWRCGRCWPAGAWRWPRWPRGWPSGSGGRRCCCAAGPARRWGGSAGTRPRPGWPTAPSGSTRTLRLPGSGLRLHYVTRGPPGAPLVLLLHGFPQNWFCWRHLLPELSARFRVVALDLRGCGASEKPPGRDSYRLELLLGDIRDVIEALGTPAAAPRCVLVGHDWGGVLAWELASSHPQLVEKLVVMDAPHRGVMAAFSARHPSQLLRSCYLFLFQLPWLPELLLSLADFQLVRTFLTSAWTGIQDPAWRLSEQELDSYLFSLSQPGGLSPPIHYYRNLFRDTPIPREPPPPPTLLLWGSRDAFLDPRLGPAHLRWLRPSARLRLLPGASHWLPEERPRPLAKLIGEFLGGGAEEGS; the protein is encoded by the exons ATGCCGCGCCGCCTGCTGTCGCTGCTGCTGGCCCCCACGcgt gtgtggcCATGCCGCGCCGCCTGCTCTCGCTGCTGCTGGCCCCCACGCGCGCCCTGctggcgctgcgggcgctgctgGCCCGCGGGGGCCTGGCGGTGGCCGCGGTGGCCTCGGGGGTGGCCTTCGGGCTCTGGGGGGCGGCGCTGCTGCTGCGCCGCGGGCCCCGCGCGGCGCTggggcggcagcgccgggacACGGCCCCGCCCGGGCTGGCCGACGGCACCTTCGGGGAGCACCCGCACCCTGCGGCTGCCG ggctcggggctgcGCCTCCATTACGTCACGCGGGgtccccccggagcccccctggtgctgctgctccacgGCTTCCCCCAGAACTG gttcTGCTGGCGTCACCTGCTGCCCGAGCTGAGCGCCCGGTTCCGGGTGGTGGCCCTGGACCTGCGCGGCTGCGGCGCCTCGGAGAAGCCGCCGGGCCGGGACAGCTaccggctggagctgctgctcggGGACATCCGCGACGTCATCgaggccctggggacaccggcGGCCGCGCCGCGCTGCGTCCTGGTGGGACACGACTGGGGCGGCGTGCTGGCCTGGGAGCTGGCATCGAGCCACCCGCAGCTGGTGGAGAAACTGGTGGTGATGGACGCGCCGCACAGGGGCGTGATGGCAG CGTTCTCAGCCCGTCACCCGTCGCAGCTGCTCCGTTCCTGTTACCTGTTCCTGttccagctgccctggctgcccgagctgctgctgtccctggccgACTTCCAG CTGGTGAGGACGTTCCTGACCAGCGCCTGGACGGGCATCCAGGACCCGGCGTGGCGGCTCTCGGAGCAGGAGCTCGACTCGTACCTGTTCAGCCTCTCGCAGCCCGGGGGGCTCAGCCCGCCCATCCACTACTACCGCAACCTCTTCCG GGACACGCCCATCCCGCGCGAGCCGCCCCCTCCCCCcacgctgctgctctggggctccCGCGACGCCTTCCTGGACCCGCGCCTGGGCCCCGCCCACCTGCGCTGGCTCCGCCCCTCCGCCCGCCTCCGCCTCCTGCCCGGCGCCTCCCATTGGCTGCCCGAGGAGCGGCCCCGCCCCCTGGCCAAGCTGATTGGCGAGTTCCTCGGGGGCGGGGCCGAGGAGGGCTCCTAG